TCCCAGCTGGAGGAGGTTGCTGAATTTTTCAGGACTTACCGCACGCTCCAAGGAGGAGTTGTGACGATTGACGGTTGGCGCGACCTTGATGCGGTTCAGCCGTTGCTTGATTCCTGTATCAATGCAGCCAACTGATCTCAGAGAAGGTCCCCTTCTTCTGGCCAGATGCTTGTAAGTTGGTGCGCACTGAGATTCGCCGAAACTGTGCCCACCATCCGATTCGAGCAGGAAGACCAGCAGGTTGGCTGCATCGAGGGCGCGAATCTGCGAAAAGCTGCACTTGATGCAGGCATCAACCCCTACAAGAGCCTCAACAACCTCAACAACTGCAGTGGCGTTGGTCAGTGCGGCACCTGTGTGATGGAGGTGATCGAAGGTCAGGGCAATCTTTCGCCCCGCAGCGACGTCGAAGAGGTGTACCTGGCTGACCGGCCTGCGAACTTCCGCTTGAGCTGCCGCACCACCGTGAACGGTGATGTGACGGTTCGCACCCGTCCAGCCGAAGGTGTTGGCCGTGGCTCCAACAGCCTCGTTGGTGCGATCAAATCCCTGTTTGGCCGCTGAATCTTGGCGGGGATTCTCCAGGTCTACAGCTACAACCGCTGCAGCACCTGTCGGAAGGCGTTGGCATGGCTTTCTGAGCGAGGAATCGCCCATGACGTGCACGACATCACCCTGAACCCACCCTCCAGGGAGCTGCTCTCGGCGGCTTATCAATTTTTTGGTGAGCGGAAGCTGTTGTTCAACACCAGCGGTCAGAGCTATCGAGCCATGGGTGCAGCAGCCGTTAAAGCCCTCTCCGATGACGAGGCTCTCAATGCCTTGGCCGCGGACGGAAAATTGATCAAGCGTCCGTTTGTGGTGGTGGATTCCTCCGCGTTCCTGACCGGCTTTAAGCCTGATCTCTGGGAGTCGACCTTCCAGGGCTGAAATTCAAGCCATCCAATTCGCTGATCAGGGCGTCCACATCGCCTTGGTCACGGATCTGCCGGAAGCTGGAGCGCTTGATCTCTTCCAGGAGGGCGACGAGTAAATCCTGACTTCTGGTCAGGACAGGCCCTTGTTCCAGCATGTGGGCTAGCTCCTCCCAAAGTCGATCGAGGGCTTCGGATCCAAGGGATTCGAGAACTGGGTCACGCTGACCGATGCGGTTGCCGGCCCCTTTTGACAGGTCGAGGACAGAGGTCACCATGCTGTCCGCAAGCTGGCGGCTGAATTCCGATTCAGCGTTTTGCAGTCCGGGCAGGCGACGCAGGGCGTCCGGCACCACGTTGCGGTCCAAACTCTGCTGCACCAGATGGCTGATCAAGGCTTGCAGTTGCGGTCGCATGGCTGGGCCAACACGGGTGAGCAGCAGTGGCAGCCACAACCGCAGCAGCTCGACCACCTCCCGTTCATCGTTCAGATCACTGCTTTGGTAACTGCAGAGTCCGCGAACCCTCTCCGGCAGCTGAGGGGAGCGGATCAATTGCTGGAGGGCATCGACGACTCGGATGGCGATCACTTCAAACAGCTCCACAGCCAACAGGGCCACCACGCCACGGCTGATGACGGCACGGAGAGGCTCCAGTTGCAGCAGCCCTGCTCCGCAGAGACGCTCTGTGACTGGGATCACCCTGAGCCAGCGTGCAAAAGGCAGCAGCAGTGGCAGGTCGATCCAGCGGCGTAACAGGGCGTCACGCCAGCGGATTGCCGGATAGCGCTGTTTCAGGCGCCATGCGCGCAGAAGTATGTCGAGCAGGAACAGAAGTTGAAACGGGGTGTCGATGCGCCAGCTCAGATCGCTGGGACGTCCGTTTTCATCGATGCTTCGCCAGTAATTGCTTTCCACCAGCGGCAGGATCTGCTGGCTCCAGAACTGACGTTCCTGGCTCCACGGGGAACGTTTCAGATGCTCGGGACTCAGCAAAAGGTTGGCCGAATCACGGGCCGATTCCAGCCCGGTGCGGGCTCGGAGTCGGTTCTTGACTTTCTCCAGCGCGCCGGCCTGGCCTGAGCTGATGAACGGGTTGTTGTCCATCAGTGCCGTGGTTCGTGCCGCCTGCTGCTCCAGTAGATCGATGCTCTTTGGCGTGCTTGAGCCGTTCTCCTGGAGTGCTCGATCGAGGGCCGTATAGGCCTTGAGATAAGCCTTCGTGTCGCGATGGGGTTCGATGCCTTTTAAGGGGTCGAGCAGTGGGGTGATGTCTGGCAGCCATGGCAGGGGGACCACCAGAGGCAGTGATGGAACCGGATAAAGATTGCGTTGCAGCCAGAAATTGCGTAGGGGGATGTAGGTGAGGTCAATGGCGACCCAGGTGAGATTGACTGCGGCGATGACGGCAATGGCCTGGTCCCACCGGCGCCAGCTCAGCAGGCCTCGATGCGGCTTGAGTGCTTGCCAGCGTGGACGGATCATGGTGCCTGCGGGCTCCCCCTATCGTGGGTCGAAAGATTGAGCCTGCCCACATTGAACGCGGAGAAAGGGCCTTCCGATGTGAAGGGCAGAGTGAGCGCGATTTGGGAGTTTTGGGCCCCGTTTCTGTTCACGGTCTCGCTTTATCTCCTGCTCCGGCAGTTCGCCTTCGAAGCTCGCTATATCCCTTCTGGTTCGATGCTCCCTGGGCTGCAGGTGGGCGACAAGTTAATCGTGGAGAAGCTGTCGTACCGCTCCCGTGCTCCCCAGCGTGGGGAGATCGTTGTCTTCAATTCCCCCAGTGCATTCGATCCCGTCTGGAAGTTGGAGTCGGGAGAACCGAATCCACTGAAGTGCGGCTTTGTGACGTTCCCAGGCATTAGCTGGGTTGTCGATCGCGTCTTAGTGCAGCGCTACCCCGAATGTGAGGCCTGGATTAAACGGGTGGTCGGTGTTCCTGGCGATGTTGTGGAGGTCAACACCCGCGGCGCCGTGAGCATCAACGGCACAGCCTTCAAGGAGTCTTATGTCACCAACTTCTGTTCGGATCGCGATGGAATGATCGGCTGCAAAGGCCTGTATGCCGTCGTTCCGAAAGGCAACGTTGTCGTTTTGGGTGACAACCGTCGCAACAGCCAGGACGCACGCCGTTGGCCCGGTGGTCCATTCCTGCCCGACGATCAGATCATCGGGCGTGCTGTTTTCCGCTTCTGGCCCCCCTCGCGGATTGGTCCGCTCAGCAACTGAGTCCACAGGCCACAACACGGCCTTGAAGCTCCCGTCCAAGCCAGGGAATGTTGGCAGCGCGTGGCGCTCCAGGCGTGCTTCTCTCGACCGACCAGCGTTGCTCGGGATTGAACAGCAGCCAGCGCCTGCTGCCTTCCTCGAGCTGTTCGGGGGGCTGATCGATCAGGGCTGATGGCCCAAAGCTGAGGGCCTGCCAAAGATCGACCGCAGTCCAGCGGCCCGATCGCACCAGAGCATTCCACAGCGCTGGCAGCACCAGATGGTGGCCGCTGAGTCCTGCGGGACGCTGGTCACCGGGCAGTGCCATGTCTTCGGCATCCAGAGGGACGGCGTGAACAGCCACGGCGGTAATGGTTCGTTCTTGAACGGCCTGGATCAACTGGTCGCGATCCTCCGGACCACCGAGGGACGGGCACACACGCCAGCCAGGGTCGCTGCTGGCCAGCATGCTGCGGTCGGTGAGGAGATGCCACCAGCTCACGCTGCTCAGGGGAGGGGGCCCGCAGCTGGCGAGTTGAACTACCGCTGCTGCTGTGGAGAGATTCATCAGCCGAAGTTGTCGCTCTGGATGGCGTTGATGCAGCAGCAGCAACTGACTGAGGGGCAGGGTTTCGCTGGTGATCGGATCCGCTGGCCACCCGGCCCGCAGCGTCTCCACGCCCTCCCTCACCAGACCCTCCCCCTGCAGCCCGGGATCACGAGGTGCCACCAGGACCGGGCATCCCCCCATCTCTCCCAGCAGCAGACCCTGTTCCAGCAACGGAGTTGGAACCATGGCGTCGTCGTCGGCCAGGCCGATGGCGCCGTGTTCGAGCAGATCGCCATGGGGCGCTAATTCGTCCGCCTTGCCGCCGCGGCTGAAGCCTCCCCAGAGGTGCAGACGAACCGTTGCCGTCTGATCTTGATCGAGGCTGAATCCCTGCAGCCGTTCAGGTCGATCGCGCCAGGTGGTGCTGCGTGGAAGCAGGGCAATCTGTCCGTAACCCGCCGCCGCGGCGCAGTGACGCAGGCTCACGGCTGTTTCCTGATCCCCGCTGAAGGGGGTTTCAAGGATCGAATGGGGATCGACCAGGCAGGGAGCAACAAGCTGATCCGGGGCAGCGGTGGCGTTGATGCCCAGGGCAAGGGCCTGCTGCCTGGCGTTGTCGTCAAAGCCGACCAGCACCCCCTGATCGATCAGAACGGCACCGAGCTGCACCGGTTGTCCGGGGCCACGCAGGACGCGCACCGGGTCCAGCAGCAAGGTGTCGTTCATGACGTCAGAGAGCGCCTGTTGCCGTGCGGTCAATCACGCTCCCGAAATGGGACGTGAGGTTCAGACAGGTCACCACCGCAGGCTGGCCCGGATCGGCCGCGATGTCGACCACCGTGACACCACCGTTGCCCTGTTTGACGGCCCAGATGTCGGCCGGCGTCAGGCCTAACAGGTCGCACAGAATCGTTTTGTTCACGGCATCGTGGGCGACCACCAGAACCGTTTCATCAGCCTTCAGCTCAGCGGCGATCTCGCCCCAGCTCCGGACGGAACGGGCCCACACGTCCTGGATGGTTTCACCTTCAGGCATCTGCACGGTTTCTGGGGCACGTTTCCAGGTGTCCAGCAGCTCCGACCAATCCTCTCTGATCTCGGATTCGAGCTTGCCCTCCCACAGGCCGTGACCGATCTCCACCAGGCCATCGATCTGGGTTAGGGGAACGTCGGGGTGGGCTTCAAGAATGATCTGGGCCGTTTCGGTTGGGCGTGAGAGGGTGCTGCTCCAGGCCCGATCGATGGGGATGTCTTTGAGGAAATCGCGGGCTGCTGCAGCTTGAGCGCGACCGTTGCTGTTGAGCGGAATATCGATTTGCCCCTGGAAGCGGCCTGCCTTGTTCCAGTCGGTCTCGCCGTGTCGCACCAGGATCAACCTGGCGCTCTTGCCCTTCTCCGGTAGAGGTCGCAGGTGTGTGGTGCTGTTCAGGCATTCGATCTGCACCTGGGGGCGATCAACGCCGGGATGAAGATTGAAGATCGACAAGGAGGTGTTGTCGACACGGAGCCGCCGGAAGCCGTTGTCGGGTTCACCCAGTAACACCAGCATCAGGCAGCGCAAAATGGCGTTGTGAGCCACCACCAGCACCGTGTCGTTGCCATCGACGGGATGACGCTGCAGCAGGTTGCTGACGAACCCCCGCGCCTGTTCCATCAGCTCAGGCAGAGGCTTGTAGGTCGAGCCATCACGACGTTGGAGCTCCAGCTCCATGGGGCGGTGTTTCCAGAGGGTGTAGGTCTCCGGCGAATTCTTGATGAGGTCGTTGATGGTCTGTCCCGACCAGGGCTCGAGATCCACCTCCAGCAACCCGTCATCGAACGTGGCATCCGCTGCCTCACCGGCGTGGGCTTCCAGCAGGCTGGCCGTTGTGGCAGCTGCCCGTTGCAAAGGTGAGCTGTAAACGGCCTGGAAGCTCACCTCCTGCAGAGAGCGGCCCAGGGCCTTCGCCTGCTCATGCCCCTCATCACTGAGGTTCGAGAGATCATCCCGTCCCTGGATGCGTCGCTCTTTGTTGAAACTGCTGAGACCGTGGCGGACCAGAAGAAGACGAAGGGGCACGGTTCAGCGTCAAGGCGCGGCCATCGTATGGAAGCGGCCTTTCGGGGGGACAATCGTGGGCAGTTGACGCCAGCTGGTGCCCAGTTCCCCACGACCGGTTGTCCCGCGCTGGAAGGGGCTTTTGGCGGCCCTCTCGCTGGCTTTGGCAGGCTTTATCTGGCTTTCGGGCTTGGTGGACAGCTTGTCCAGGCCATCGGTGGCGCCGTCCCTGAGCCTGCAGCAGCAGGAATTGACGCTTCTGGCCGAGCCAGCAGTGCCATCTCAGTGGCGTGATGCCCTTCTCGGGGAGTCCCCGCGCCGTGCACTGCTCA
The Synechococcus sp. PROS-U-1 DNA segment above includes these coding regions:
- a CDS encoding 2Fe-2S iron-sulfur cluster-binding protein, with protein sequence MPTIRFEQEDQQVGCIEGANLRKAALDAGINPYKSLNNLNNCSGVGQCGTCVMEVIEGQGNLSPRSDVEEVYLADRPANFRLSCRTTVNGDVTVRTRPAEGVGRGSNSLVGAIKSLFGR
- a CDS encoding arsenate reductase family protein, whose protein sequence is MAGILQVYSYNRCSTCRKALAWLSERGIAHDVHDITLNPPSRELLSAAYQFFGERKLLFNTSGQSYRAMGAAAVKALSDDEALNALAADGKLIKRPFVVVDSSAFLTGFKPDLWESTFQG
- the lepB gene encoding signal peptidase I translates to MKGRVSAIWEFWAPFLFTVSLYLLLRQFAFEARYIPSGSMLPGLQVGDKLIVEKLSYRSRAPQRGEIVVFNSPSAFDPVWKLESGEPNPLKCGFVTFPGISWVVDRVLVQRYPECEAWIKRVVGVPGDVVEVNTRGAVSINGTAFKESYVTNFCSDRDGMIGCKGLYAVVPKGNVVVLGDNRRNSQDARRWPGGPFLPDDQIIGRAVFRFWPPSRIGPLSN
- a CDS encoding dihydroorotase — its product is MNDTLLLDPVRVLRGPGQPVQLGAVLIDQGVLVGFDDNARQQALALGINATAAPDQLVAPCLVDPHSILETPFSGDQETAVSLRHCAAAAGYGQIALLPRSTTWRDRPERLQGFSLDQDQTATVRLHLWGGFSRGGKADELAPHGDLLEHGAIGLADDDAMVPTPLLEQGLLLGEMGGCPVLVAPRDPGLQGEGLVREGVETLRAGWPADPITSETLPLSQLLLLHQRHPERQLRLMNLSTAAAVVQLASCGPPPLSSVSWWHLLTDRSMLASSDPGWRVCPSLGGPEDRDQLIQAVQERTITAVAVHAVPLDAEDMALPGDQRPAGLSGHHLVLPALWNALVRSGRWTAVDLWQALSFGPSALIDQPPEQLEEGSRRWLLFNPEQRWSVERSTPGAPRAANIPWLGRELQGRVVACGLSC
- a CDS encoding histidine phosphatase family protein → MPLRLLLVRHGLSSFNKERRIQGRDDLSNLSDEGHEQAKALGRSLQEVSFQAVYSSPLQRAAATTASLLEAHAGEAADATFDDGLLEVDLEPWSGQTINDLIKNSPETYTLWKHRPMELELQRRDGSTYKPLPELMEQARGFVSNLLQRHPVDGNDTVLVVAHNAILRCLMLVLLGEPDNGFRRLRVDNTSLSIFNLHPGVDRPQVQIECLNSTTHLRPLPEKGKSARLILVRHGETDWNKAGRFQGQIDIPLNSNGRAQAAAARDFLKDIPIDRAWSSTLSRPTETAQIILEAHPDVPLTQIDGLVEIGHGLWEGKLESEIREDWSELLDTWKRAPETVQMPEGETIQDVWARSVRSWGEIAAELKADETVLVVAHDAVNKTILCDLLGLTPADIWAVKQGNGGVTVVDIAADPGQPAVVTCLNLTSHFGSVIDRTATGAL